The following are encoded in a window of Panicum virgatum strain AP13 chromosome 5N, P.virgatum_v5, whole genome shotgun sequence genomic DNA:
- the LOC120675639 gene encoding persulfide dioxygenase ETHE1 homolog, mitochondrial-like: MVLPLRLIPRLAAAARLPRAPRPISRRARLVPALAMAAAYSTGSGADRRLLFRQLFEKESSTYTYLLADVADPDKPAVLIDPVDRTVDRDLNLIKELGLKLVYAMNTHVHADHVTGTGLIKTKVPGVKSVISRASEAKADHFVDHGDKVHFGNLFLEVRATPGHTAGCVTYITGDADGQPSPRMAFTGDALIIRACGRTDFQGGSSDLLYQSVHSQIFTLPKDTLLYPAHDYKGFTVSTVEEEVAYNARLTKDKETFKTIMDNLNLPYPKMIDVAVPANLVCGIQDPPPKI, translated from the exons ATGGTTCTTCCGCTTCGCCTGATCCCGCGCTTGGCTGCCGCAGCCAGGTTGCCGCGCGCTCCCCGGCCCATCTCGCGGCGCGCGCGGTTAGTGCCGGCTctcgcgatggcggcggcgtacAGCACCGGGTCCGGCGCGGACAGGAGGCTGCTCTTCAGGCAGCTGTTCGAGAAGGAGAGCTCCACGTACACCTACCTCCTCGCCGACGTCGCCGATCCCGACAAGCCCGCCGTG TTGATTGACCCTGTCGACAGAACAGTTGACAGGGATCTTAATCTTATCAAGGAATTGGGCTTGAAGCTCGTGTATGCTATGAATACTCATGTGCATGCTGATCACGTCACTGGAACAGGATTAATAAAA ACCAAGGTACCAGGAGTTAAGTCTGTTATTTCTAGAGCTAGTGAAGCAAAAGCAGACCATTTTGTTGATCATGGGGACAAAGTACACTTTGGTAACCTTTTCCTTGAG GTGCGAGCTACTCCTGGCCACACTGCTGGCTGTGTGACTTACATAACAGGTGATGCTGATGGTCAACCTTCACCAAGGATGGCTTTTACTGGGGATGCCTTGATTATTCGAGCATGTGGAAGGACAGACTTTCAG GGAGGAAGCTCTGATCTGCTATATCAGTCAGTGCATTCACAG ATTTTCACATTGCCAAAGGATACCCTGCTCTATCCTGCCCATGACTACAAAGGTTTCACA GTTAGTACTGTTGAAGAGGAGGTTGCCTATAACGCACGATTGACGAAAGATAAG GAAACTTTCAAGACCATCATGGATA ACTTAAACCTGCCTTATCCAAAGATGATTGATGTAGCTGTACCCGCAAACTTGGTGTGCGGCATCCAGGATCCACCACCGAAGATCTGA
- the LOC120676028 gene encoding 60S ribosomal protein L18a-like, which produces MVAFRFHQYQVVGRALPTPGDEHPKIYRMKLWATNDVRAKSKFWYFLRKLKKVKKSNGQILAINEIFERNPTTIKNYGIWLRYQSRTGYHNMYKEYRDTTLNGAVEQMYNEMASRHRVRAPCIQIIKTATVHFKLCKRDNTKQFHNSKIKFPLVSRKIRPPTRKLKTTFKASRPNLFM; this is translated from the exons ATGGTGGCCTTCAGG TTCCATCAGTACCAGGTGGTGGGGCGTGCGCTTCCGACGCCTGGCGATGAGCACCCCAAGATCTACCGCATGAAGCTCTGGGCCACCAACGACGTTCGCGCCAAGAGCAAGTTCTG GTACTTCCTGAGGAAGCTCAAGAAGGTTAAGAAGAGCAACGGCCAGATCCTCGCCATCAACGAG ATCTTCGAGCGTAACCCAACTACGATCAAGAACTACGGCATCTGGCTCCGCTACCAGAGCAGAACCGGCTACCACAACATGTACAAGGAGTACCGTGACACCACCCTGAACGGTGCAGTGGAGCAGATGTACAATGAGATGGCTTCACGCCACCGCGTGAGGGCCCCCTGCATCCAGATCATCAAGACCGCGACGGTCCACTTCAAGCTGTGCAAGAGGGACAACACCAAGCAGTTCCACAACTCCAAGATCAAGTTCCCCCTTGTGTCCCGCAAGATCAGGCCCCCAACCAGGAAGCTGAAGACCACGTTCAAGGCATCAAGGCCGAACCTGTTCATGTGA
- the LOC120676027 gene encoding 60S ribosomal protein L18a-like protein codes for MGGEMPDADGKSRGADTSSASYGYPPSAPPQPQHQYGTFGPPSGGSGAFPQPAVGVPQPAPPPGMQHYPQPPPSSYAVYPPPPQQPYSAAAPYYAQGYQAVQGYIPVVEGRPVRMRRLPCCGLGMGWFLFIIGFFLAAIPWYVGAFVLICVRVHDYREKPGYVACTIAASLAAIAVLLGATKGADVW; via the exons ATGGGCGGCGAGATGCCGGACGCCGACGGGAAGTCCCGCGGGGCGGacacctcctccgcctcctacGGGTAcccgccgtcggcgccgccgcagccgcagcaccaGTACGGCACCTTCGGGCCCCCGTCGGGCGGCTCCGGGGCGTTTCCGCAGCCGGCGGTCGGGGTCCcccagccggcgccgccgcccgggatGCAGCActacccgcagccgccgccatcgtcgtaCGCGGTctacccgccaccgccgcagcagCCTTACTCGGCTGCCGCGCCGTACTATGCCCAGGGTTACCAGGCCGTGCAAG GTTATATTCCTGTTGTTGAAGGGAGGCCTGTAAGAATGCGGCGTCTTCCATGTTGTGGCCTTGGCATGGGTTGGTTTCT GTTTATAATTGGATTCTTCCTTGCTGCCATCCCATGGTATGTTGGAGCTTTTGTTCTGATTTGTGTCCGAGTACATGATTACCGGGAGAAACCAGGATACGTTGCTTGCACTATTGCT GCCTCACTTGCTGCAATTGCTGTGCTGCTTGGTGCCACGAAAGGAGCTGATGTGTGGTGA